The Podospora pseudopauciseta strain CBS 411.78 chromosome 7 map unlocalized CBS411.78m_7.2, whole genome shotgun sequence genome contains a region encoding:
- a CDS encoding uncharacterized protein (EggNog:ENOG503NVU0; COG:Q; CAZy:AA1): protein MGFLKTCLDFLSHAAFTSFSPFDALFSPQQPLFVPTPPATYSAADFAGAYSPRIDPVRDCVYPALRYNGYKPCNNVSRTCWQRRVKFKDYDINDDYEVTTPFGITREYWLTVDQADLRPDGQPKINGVALNGTYPGPIIEACWGDKIVVHVRNKYRDNGTTIHWHGLRQLYSNDMDGVNGVTQCPIAYGEEYTYEFRATQYGHTWYHSHYSLQYPDGVAGPLIIHGPTSAEWDIDNGPIMVADWLYNTSFAAFNCEAYDCGNETPPKADNIVVNGIGAFKQSNGKWTNNYFKTMFKPGKKHLLRLINGSAASSFVFSIDNHTMTVIASDLVAIKPYTTTSLLLGIGQRYTVVVEANQEPSLYWMRTTPAAGCSAFRKNQQGEFTQVKETTSFIAYEGAPKLPYPDSTSVKHKGVNDTCIDESHISQDRLVPIVPWEVSAKPTNDVSRGSFTAGYEKNANPDLYPQLPFKHWLLANSPTSQPLWVNFSMPTILDPFTNPPFSSITRFEQSYGFVYLIVDGSFLFNPDPNFTAIPTGHPIHLHGSDFVILNQDWKPYDPVNSPRDFKFNNPARRDTALLPSGGYLALAFKPDNPGAWLMHCHIAWHASSGLALQLVVRPREIPGYNGDLLPVQLGCESWRRWDNRDPIVQTDSGI from the exons ATGGGTTTCCTCAAAACATGTCTCGACTTCCTCAGCCATGCTGCTTTCacctctttttctcctttcGACGCCCTCTTTTCACCTCAACAGCCTCTGTTCGTTCCTACTCCCCCCGCGACATACAGCGCGGCCGACTTTGCAGGCGCCTACAGTCCACGGATCGATCCAGTTAGAGACTGTGTCTATCCCGCTCTCAGATACAATGGGTACAAGCCATGCAATAATGTCTCCAGGACATGCTGGCAGAGACGTGTAAAGTTCAAAGACTACGACATCAATGATGATT ACGAAGTTACAACCCCCTTTGGCATAACACGAGAG TACTGGCTCACCGTCGACCAAGCTGACCTTAGGCCCGATGGTCAACCCAAGATCAACGGAGTAGCTCTGAACGGCACCTATCCAGGGCCCATCATTGAGGCCTGCTGGGGTGATAAGATTGTCGTCCATGTCAGAAACAAGTATCGCGACAATGGGACTACCATCCACTGGCACGGCCTCCGTCAGCTTTACAGCAACGACATGGACGGCGTCAACGGTGTCACTCAATGTCCAATCGCGTATGGCGAGGAATACACGTACGAGTTCCGAGCGACGCAGTACGGACATACCTGGTATCACTCACACTATTCTCTTCAATATCCCGACGGCGTGGCTGGTCCACTCATTATTCACGGCCCAACTAGTGCCGAGTGGGATATTGACAATGGTCCCATCATGGTCGCTGACTGGCTTTACAACACTTCGTTTGCCGCCTTCAACTGTGAGGCCTACGACTGCGGCAACGAGACCCCTCCCAAGGCCGACAACATTGTCGTTAACGGCATCGGAGCCTTCAAACAATCCAATGGGAAATGGACGAACAACTACTTCAAGACCATGTTTAAACCAGGCAAAAAACATCTGCTGAGACTGATCAACGGATCTGCTGCATCAAGCTTTGTCTTTTCCATCGACAACCACACCATGACTGTGATAGCCAGTGACTTGGTTGCCATCAAGCCTTACACCACGACCTCTCTTTTGCTGGGCATTG GTCAGCGCTACACCGTCGTGGTAGAAGCCAACCAAGAGCCCAGCCTCTATTGGATGCGCACCACCCCCGCAGCCGGCTGCAGCGCCTTCCGCAAGAACCAACAAGGCGAGTTCACCCAGGTCAAAGAGACAACCTCCTTCATCGCCTACGAAGGCGCCCCCAAGCTCCCCTACCCCGACTCAACCTCGGTCAAGCACAAAGGCGTAAACGACACTTGCATCGACGAATCCCACATCAGCCAAGACCGCCTCGTCCCCATCGTCCCCTGGGAGGTGTCCGCCAAACCCACCAACGACGTCTCCCGCGGGTCATTCACGGCCGGGTATGAAAAGAACGCCAACCCGGATTTATACCCCCAACTGCCCTTCAAACACTGGCTCTTAGCCAACAGCCCGACTTCCCAACCACTCTGGGTGAATTTCAGCATGCCGACCATCCTCGACCCGTTTACCAACCCGCCGTTTTCTTCCATCACCAGAT TCGAACAATCCTACGGCTTCGTCTACCTAATCGTAGACggctccttcctcttcaacccaGACCCCAACTTCACCGCCATCCCCACCGGGcaccccatccacctccacggCTCTGATTTTGTAATCCTCAACCAGGACTGGAAACCTTACGATCCAGTCAACTCTCCCAGGGACTTTAAATTCAATAACCCTGCCAGACGGGATACAGCGCTGTTGCCCAGTGGCGGGTATCTTGCTCTGGCGTTTAAGCCAGATAATCCGGGGGCGTGGTTGATGCATTGCCATATTGCTTGGCATGCTAGTTCTG GGCTGGCACTGCAGCTTGTGGTCAGGCCGAGGGAGATACCCGGTTACAACGGGGATTTGCTGCCCGTGCAGTTAGGGTGtgagagctggaggaggtgggacaACAGGGATCCGATCGTGCAGACTGATTCTGGGATTTGA